In the Cololabis saira isolate AMF1-May2022 chromosome 7, fColSai1.1, whole genome shotgun sequence genome, one interval contains:
- the LOC133446780 gene encoding uncharacterized protein LOC133446780 — MVGGLTAVILLSILHMIRTLKVPHQTSLTETKLGDDVTLLCRPSDSIRQLFYWYKMNFGHMIQRILMGSFNKLTFEVQFQNSRYDVKKVGNGYALEIKNVSKDDEATYFCQVGAAYTMEFINVTFLAVNEPKQMHQAVNVRHSLDTESVPLGTAVKLHCSLLSKNNAHVNQCPDENRVYWYRAGSESHPGAIYQSRATCDDPAGGSCFYHLSKAINKSSDAGTYYCALLTCGEILFGGGTKVEISMFLTMMYTIVENYPNSVNFVSLAFSVFFFFFFTFPSGVYVTLNYITCFSCDMAKFEHLHLR, encoded by the exons ATGGTCGGAGGACTGACTGCTGTTATACTTCTAAGTATATTGC atATGATTCGGACCCTCAAGGTTCCTCACCAGACCTCTTTGACTGAGACTAAACTTGGTGATGATGTGACTTTATTATGTAGACCGTCTGACTCTATTCGACAGCTCTTTTATTGGTACAAAATGAACTTCGGACACATGATCCAAAGAATTTTGATGGGCAGTTTTaacaaattaacttttgaaGTGCAGTTTCAAAACTCAAGATATGATGTCAAAAAAGTGGGGAATGGTTATGCTCTCGAGATAAAGAATGTCAGCAAAGACGACGAAGCAACATACTTCTGTCAAGTAGGAGCAGCGTACACGATGGAATTCATCAATGTCACATTTCTGGCTGTGAATG AACCTAAACAAATGCATCAAGCTGTAAATGTGAGACACAGTTTAGATACGGAGTCCGTCCCACTGGGCACGGCAGTGAAGCTGCACTGTTCTCTTCTTTCAAAGAACAACGCACATGTAAATCAGTGCCCAGATGAAAACAGAGTTTACTGGTACAGAGCTGGTTCAGAATCTCATCCAGGAGCAATTTACCAAAGCAGAGCCACCTGTGACGATCCGGCCGGAGGGAGCTGTTTCTACCACCTGTCCAAAGCTATAAACAAATCCTCGGATGCTGGGACTTACTATTGTGCGCTGCTCACATGTGGAGAGATCCTGTTTGGTGGAGGAACTAAAGTGGAGATAAGTATGTTTTTGACCATGATGTATACTATAGTTGAAAATTACCctaattcagttaattttgtttCTCTGgccttcagtgttttttttttttttttttttacatttccttcTGGGGTCTATGTTACATTGAATTATATAACATGTTTCTCTTGTGACATGGCTAAATTTGAGCATTTGCACTTGCGGTAA